One genomic window of Angustibacter sp. Root456 includes the following:
- a CDS encoding methyltransferase: MTAPPRLDVATARDLAADLAPFTVEAVDALLGPVAAAALHREQPTAARRVLATRPSPLATLVRLFVLGDTATVAELDAALPLTGSAGAQGCGLVAAAGSAPDDAVRPLVDLRPYAADDAAWWLASDLSELATGGPLQPDHVLGVGGASATLAQWTPRQPVGRALDVGTGCGVQAFHAARHASSVVATDVSARALAFATFNAALNAAADGPFAGRSLDLRHGSLLEPLAADAGTFDLVVSNPPFVITPRVEGVPVFEYRDGGLAGDAVVQRLVSDVGALLRDGGVAQLLGNWEHHAGVPWQERVAGCLPDDVQAWVVQREVQDPAQYAETWARDGGHHPGTPAYDALVAAWLEDFEQRGVEAVGFGVVTLRRSPAPWQRLEEVHGPLRGPMGPVVSAVLDAETWLRATPDDALLAERLVVAPDVTEERHGRPGEPDPTVILLRQGGGLQRAVRADTALAGLVGACDGELAVGQIVGVLAVLLDEPEAELRGRLLADVRHLVADGLLTRS; encoded by the coding sequence GTGACCGCCCCACCCCGCCTGGACGTCGCCACCGCCCGCGACCTCGCCGCCGACCTCGCGCCGTTCACGGTCGAGGCGGTCGACGCGCTGCTCGGCCCCGTGGCCGCTGCGGCGCTGCACCGCGAGCAGCCGACCGCCGCTCGCCGGGTGCTGGCCACGCGCCCGTCGCCGCTCGCCACGCTCGTGCGCCTCTTCGTCCTCGGCGACACCGCCACCGTGGCCGAGCTCGACGCCGCTCTGCCGCTCACCGGCAGCGCGGGCGCTCAGGGGTGCGGCCTGGTGGCCGCCGCCGGCAGCGCACCGGACGACGCCGTGCGCCCCCTGGTCGACCTGCGCCCCTACGCCGCCGACGACGCCGCGTGGTGGTTGGCCTCCGACCTCAGTGAGCTGGCGACCGGCGGTCCGCTGCAGCCCGACCACGTGCTCGGCGTCGGCGGCGCGTCGGCCACGCTCGCCCAGTGGACGCCCCGCCAGCCGGTCGGGCGCGCCCTGGACGTCGGCACCGGCTGCGGGGTGCAGGCGTTCCACGCCGCGCGCCACGCGTCGTCCGTCGTGGCCACCGACGTCTCGGCGCGGGCGCTCGCGTTCGCCACCTTCAACGCCGCGCTCAACGCCGCCGCCGACGGCCCCTTCGCGGGACGTTCCCTCGACCTGCGCCACGGCAGCCTGCTCGAGCCGCTGGCCGCGGACGCCGGCACGTTCGACCTCGTCGTCAGCAACCCGCCCTTCGTGATCACGCCGCGCGTCGAGGGCGTCCCGGTGTTCGAGTACCGCGACGGCGGCCTGGCGGGCGACGCGGTGGTGCAGCGCCTGGTGAGCGACGTCGGCGCCCTGCTGCGCGACGGCGGCGTGGCCCAGCTGCTCGGCAACTGGGAGCACCACGCCGGCGTGCCGTGGCAGGAGCGCGTGGCGGGGTGCCTGCCCGACGACGTGCAGGCGTGGGTGGTGCAGCGCGAGGTGCAGGACCCTGCGCAGTACGCCGAGACCTGGGCCCGCGACGGCGGCCACCACCCCGGCACGCCGGCCTACGACGCGCTGGTCGCCGCCTGGCTCGAGGACTTCGAGCAGCGGGGCGTCGAGGCGGTCGGCTTCGGCGTCGTCACCCTGCGCCGGTCGCCCGCCCCGTGGCAGCGGCTCGAGGAGGTGCACGGCCCCCTGCGCGGCCCCATGGGCCCGGTCGTCAGCGCCGTCCTGGACGCCGAGACCTGGCTGCGCGCGACGCCGGACGACGCCCTGCTGGCCGAGCGGCTCGTCGTCGCGCCGGACGTCACCGAGGAGCGCCACGGCCGCCCCGGCGAGCCCGACCCCACCGTGATCCTGCTGCGCCAGGGCGGCGGCCTGCAGCGGGCGGTGCGCGCCGACACCGCGCTGGCCGGCCTCGTGGGCGCGTGCGACGGCGAGCTCGCCGTCGGGCAGATCGTCGGGGTGCTCGCGGTGCTGCTCGACGAGCCCGAGGCCGAGCTGCGCGGTCGGCTGCTGGCCGACGTCCGGCACCTGGTGGCCGACGGCCTGCTGACCCGCTCATGA
- a CDS encoding sodium-translocating pyrophosphatase: protein MRGLTQAATGATISGSNLTYVVVVAVIAVLALVVSVTFRRQVLAASEGTERMQEIGRAVQEGASAYLARQFKTLAAFVVVVFFLLLALPADSSGVRFGRSGFFVLGALFSAAIGYLGMSLAVRANVRVAEAARHGDRDGGMRVAFRTGGTVGMATVGLGLLGASIVVLIYKGDAPKVLEGFGFGAALLAMFMRVGGGIFTKAADVGADLVGKVEQNIPEDDPRNAATIADNVGDNVGDCAGMAADLFESYAVTLVAALILGKAAFGDAGLVFPLIVPAIGALTAVLGVFIVKPRAGESGLTAINRGFYISAAISAVLCGIAAFLYLPSSFAELTNAGDTVTTLQGDPRLVATAAVALGIVLAGIILWLTGYFTGTEDRPTKDVARTSLTGAATVVLSGIGVGLESAVYTAVIIGGAVYLAFVLGGSTVILSLFLIALAGCGLLTTVGVIVAMDTFGPVSDNAQGIAEMSGDVHDEGAQILTELDAVGNTTKAITKGIAIATAVLAATALFGSYTDAASTAIQDAGVSPEQLTTAARVALLDFQVITPSNLFGVILGAAVVFMFSGLAINAVTRAAGAIVFEVRRQFREHPGIMAGTERPEYGRVVDICTRDSLRELATPGLMAAMAPIAVGFGLGIGPLAGYLAGAIAAGVLMAVFLANSGGAWDNAKKIVEDGNFGGKGSDAHAATVIGDTVGDPFKDTAGPAINPLIKVMNLVSVLIAPAIVQLTVGQHASGPIRYAIAGVAALIIVVMVAISKRRDISFGDDSTDGGDDVPQVDDEGTASTGPGEAVEDQVSTTTR, encoded by the coding sequence ATGCGCGGGCTGACCCAGGCCGCTACGGGTGCCACCATCTCTGGCTCCAACCTGACCTACGTCGTCGTCGTCGCGGTGATCGCGGTGCTGGCGCTCGTCGTCTCAGTGACCTTCCGTCGCCAGGTGCTCGCCGCGAGCGAAGGCACCGAGCGGATGCAGGAGATCGGGCGCGCGGTGCAGGAGGGCGCCTCGGCGTACCTCGCGCGGCAGTTCAAGACGCTCGCGGCGTTCGTCGTCGTGGTGTTCTTCCTGCTGCTGGCGCTGCCGGCCGACAGCTCCGGAGTGCGGTTCGGCCGCTCCGGGTTCTTCGTGCTCGGCGCGCTGTTCTCGGCGGCGATCGGCTACCTCGGCATGTCCCTCGCGGTGCGCGCCAACGTGCGCGTCGCCGAGGCGGCCCGCCACGGTGACCGCGACGGCGGCATGCGGGTCGCCTTCCGCACCGGCGGCACGGTGGGCATGGCCACGGTCGGCCTCGGCCTGCTGGGCGCCTCGATCGTCGTCCTGATCTACAAGGGCGACGCACCCAAGGTGCTCGAGGGCTTCGGCTTCGGCGCCGCGCTGCTCGCGATGTTCATGCGGGTCGGCGGCGGCATCTTCACCAAGGCCGCGGACGTCGGCGCCGACCTGGTCGGCAAGGTCGAGCAGAACATCCCCGAGGACGACCCGCGCAACGCCGCCACGATCGCCGACAACGTCGGTGACAACGTCGGCGACTGCGCGGGCATGGCCGCCGACCTGTTCGAGTCCTACGCCGTGACGCTCGTCGCGGCGCTGATCCTCGGCAAGGCGGCCTTTGGCGACGCCGGTCTGGTCTTCCCCCTCATCGTGCCGGCCATCGGCGCGCTCACCGCGGTGCTCGGCGTCTTCATCGTCAAGCCGCGCGCCGGCGAGAGCGGCCTGACGGCCATCAACCGCGGCTTCTACATCTCCGCGGCGATCTCGGCGGTGCTCTGCGGCATCGCGGCGTTCCTCTACCTGCCGTCGTCGTTCGCGGAGCTGACGAACGCCGGCGACACCGTCACGACGCTGCAGGGCGACCCGCGCCTGGTCGCCACCGCCGCCGTCGCGCTCGGCATCGTGCTCGCCGGCATCATCTTGTGGCTCACCGGCTACTTCACCGGCACCGAGGACCGCCCCACCAAGGACGTCGCCCGCACGTCGCTCACCGGTGCGGCCACCGTCGTGCTGTCGGGCATCGGCGTCGGCCTGGAGTCCGCGGTCTACACCGCCGTCATCATCGGCGGCGCGGTCTACCTGGCCTTCGTGCTCGGTGGCAGCACCGTGATCCTGTCGCTGTTCCTCATCGCGCTCGCGGGCTGCGGCCTGCTCACCACCGTCGGCGTCATCGTCGCGATGGACACCTTCGGCCCGGTGAGCGACAACGCTCAGGGCATCGCCGAGATGTCCGGCGACGTGCACGACGAGGGCGCGCAGATCCTCACCGAGCTCGACGCCGTCGGCAACACCACCAAGGCGATCACCAAGGGCATCGCGATCGCCACGGCGGTGCTCGCGGCCACGGCGCTGTTCGGCAGCTACACGGACGCCGCCAGCACCGCGATCCAGGACGCCGGCGTCAGCCCGGAGCAGCTCACCACCGCCGCCCGCGTGGCGCTGCTGGACTTCCAGGTCATCACGCCGTCGAACCTGTTCGGCGTGATCCTCGGTGCGGCCGTGGTGTTCATGTTCTCCGGCCTGGCGATCAACGCGGTCACCCGCGCGGCCGGCGCGATCGTCTTCGAGGTGCGCCGCCAGTTCCGCGAGCACCCCGGGATCATGGCGGGCACCGAGCGTCCGGAGTACGGGCGCGTCGTCGACATCTGCACCCGCGACTCGCTGCGCGAGCTGGCCACGCCCGGCCTCATGGCGGCGATGGCGCCCATCGCCGTCGGCTTCGGTCTCGGCATCGGCCCGCTCGCCGGCTACCTCGCCGGTGCGATCGCGGCGGGCGTGCTCATGGCGGTGTTCCTGGCCAACTCCGGTGGTGCCTGGGACAACGCGAAGAAGATCGTCGAGGACGGCAACTTCGGCGGCAAGGGCTCTGACGCGCACGCCGCCACGGTGATCGGTGACACGGTCGGCGACCCGTTCAAGGACACCGCTGGTCCCGCGATCAACCCGCTCATCAAGGTGATGAACCTGGTGTCGGTGCTCATCGCCCCCGCCATCGTGCAGCTCACGGTGGGCCAGCACGCGAGCGGCCCGATCCGCTACGCGATCGCCGGGGTGGCAGCGCTGATCATCGTCGTGATGGTGGCGATCTCCAAGCGCCGCGACATCTCCTTCGGTGACGACTCCACGGACGGCGGCGACGACGTCCCGCAGGTCGACGACGAGGGCACGGCGAGCACCGGCCCCGGCGAGGCCGTCGAGGACCAGGTGAGCACGACCACCCGCTGA
- a CDS encoding ATP-binding protein: MAETAEPQGTTVRLSFQPLPVHVRTARLVAVTVARRAGWAEEQVESVRQAVGEACALALRAAAGRDAVTLELDDADPAGDLVAWVAPVTDVPRSSDVGEDALLRAVLAGLTHDVSVVPRRGRPALRLVWSR, from the coding sequence GTGGCCGAGACGGCCGAACCGCAGGGCACCACGGTGCGCCTGTCGTTCCAGCCGTTGCCCGTGCACGTGCGCACGGCACGACTGGTTGCCGTCACGGTGGCCCGCCGCGCCGGCTGGGCTGAGGAGCAGGTCGAGTCGGTCCGCCAGGCCGTCGGCGAGGCGTGCGCTCTGGCCCTGCGAGCTGCGGCCGGACGCGACGCCGTGACCCTCGAGCTCGACGACGCCGACCCCGCCGGTGACCTGGTGGCCTGGGTCGCGCCGGTGACCGACGTCCCGAGGTCCTCTGACGTCGGCGAGGACGCGCTGCTGCGCGCCGTCCTGGCGGGTCTGACGCACGACGTGAGCGTCGTCCCGCGGCGAGGACGCCCCGCCCTGCGCCTGGTGTGGTCGCGCTGA
- a CDS encoding STAS domain-containing protein: MDLSVGTREQGGRMIVEVSGEIDVYSAPALRDQLNTLVAAGHHHLVVDMQGVEFLDSTGLGVLVGGLKRVRTQGGSLHLVCSQERVLKVFRITGLTKVFAIHDSVDEALASQPSDAGA; this comes from the coding sequence GTGGATCTGTCGGTGGGTACGCGTGAGCAGGGCGGCCGCATGATCGTCGAGGTCAGCGGCGAGATCGACGTGTACAGCGCTCCCGCGCTGCGCGACCAGCTCAACACCCTCGTCGCCGCCGGGCACCATCACCTGGTGGTCGACATGCAGGGCGTGGAGTTCCTGGACTCCACCGGCCTGGGCGTGCTCGTCGGCGGCCTGAAGCGGGTGCGCACCCAGGGTGGCTCGCTGCACCTGGTCTGCTCCCAGGAGCGCGTGCTGAAGGTCTTCCGCATCACCGGTCTCACCAAGGTCTTCGCGATCCACGACTCGGTCGACGAGGCGCTGGCCTCGCAGCCGTCTGACGCCGGCGCCTGA
- a CDS encoding DEAD/DEAH box helicase has product MPPGDSRLLGLVRGAGRRDDRVRHVERLAARAGRRSAWPAWADAEVVEALRGQGIEQPWEHQARAADLVHAGEHVVLATGTASGKSLAYLLPALTAVRRERGTGLGARRPTALYLAPTKALAADQLARVESLRLPGVRAATYDGDTAPDERRWIRDHASFVLTNPDLLHHSLLPGHERWARFLRGLEVVVIDECHHYRGVFGAHVAAVVRRLRRIAARYGASPTFVLASATVSAPAEHAGRLTGLTVTPVTDDASPRGQLDVVLWEPPLLPGGGEHDAPTRRGAAAETADLLADLACAGVRSLAFVRSRRGAEHVAATARRLLAEVDPDLAPRVAAYRGGYLPEERRALERRLRNGDLLAVAATNALELGVDVTGLDAVLLAGWPGRRSSLWQQAGRAGREGQDAVAVLVAADDPLDTYLVTHPEAVFGSAVEATVLDEHNPYVLGPHLAAAAAELPLTDDDLTLFGEPTRELLDVLVARGVLRRRRSGWYWARSDRAAAHVDLRGTGGPVFEVVEEHSGRVLGTVDSASADRTVHEGAVYVHQGDSYVVRRLDLAGHVALVEREAPPWTTQARTVTDVRILQTSRQQRWGPVTVAFGTVQVTGQVVSFLRRRLVTGEVLGEEPLDLPPRDLRTKAVWWTAPEAFFTRAGVAPADLPGALHAAEHTAIGLLPLLATCDRWDVGGVSTALHPDTGQPTVVVHDGHPGGAGFAERGYTALQAWLRATAETLGTCACPAGCPSCVQSPKCGNGNEPLDKAAALRVVRALLGVAPDSLAQQDDSGTAH; this is encoded by the coding sequence GTGCCCCCAGGTGACTCACGCCTGCTCGGGCTCGTGCGCGGCGCCGGTCGGCGCGACGACCGGGTGCGGCACGTGGAGCGGCTCGCGGCCCGCGCGGGACGCCGGTCGGCCTGGCCCGCGTGGGCCGACGCCGAGGTGGTGGAGGCGCTGCGGGGGCAGGGGATCGAGCAGCCCTGGGAGCACCAGGCCCGAGCCGCGGACCTCGTGCACGCCGGCGAGCACGTGGTGCTCGCCACGGGCACGGCCAGCGGGAAGTCGCTCGCCTACCTGCTGCCCGCACTCACTGCGGTGCGCCGCGAGCGTGGGACGGGGCTCGGGGCGCGGCGGCCCACGGCCTTGTACCTCGCTCCGACCAAGGCGCTGGCCGCCGACCAGCTGGCGCGCGTGGAGTCCCTGCGGCTGCCGGGCGTGCGGGCCGCGACGTACGACGGCGACACGGCGCCTGACGAGCGGCGCTGGATCCGCGACCACGCCTCGTTCGTGCTGACCAATCCCGACCTGCTGCACCACTCCCTGCTGCCGGGACACGAGCGCTGGGCGCGGTTCCTGCGCGGACTCGAGGTCGTCGTCATCGACGAGTGCCACCACTACCGCGGCGTGTTCGGCGCTCACGTGGCCGCTGTGGTGCGGCGGCTGCGGCGGATCGCGGCGCGGTACGGCGCGTCGCCGACGTTCGTCCTGGCTTCGGCCACGGTGTCGGCGCCGGCTGAACACGCCGGGCGGCTCACCGGGCTGACCGTCACGCCCGTGACGGACGACGCCTCGCCCCGCGGCCAGCTCGACGTCGTGCTCTGGGAGCCGCCGCTGCTGCCGGGTGGCGGCGAGCACGACGCCCCGACCCGTCGCGGTGCCGCTGCGGAAACGGCCGACCTCCTGGCCGACCTCGCCTGCGCCGGCGTCCGCAGCCTGGCGTTCGTGCGGTCGCGGCGCGGGGCCGAGCACGTCGCGGCGACCGCCCGCCGCCTGCTGGCCGAGGTCGATCCCGACCTCGCGCCCCGCGTGGCGGCCTACCGCGGCGGGTACCTGCCCGAGGAGCGACGCGCGCTGGAACGCCGGCTGCGCAACGGGGACCTGCTGGCGGTGGCGGCCACCAACGCGCTCGAGCTGGGCGTCGACGTCACCGGGCTGGACGCCGTGCTGCTGGCTGGCTGGCCCGGACGACGCTCGTCGCTGTGGCAGCAGGCCGGGCGGGCCGGTCGCGAAGGGCAGGACGCCGTCGCGGTGCTGGTGGCGGCCGACGACCCGCTCGACACGTATCTCGTCACGCACCCCGAGGCAGTGTTCGGCAGCGCCGTGGAAGCGACCGTGCTGGACGAGCACAACCCGTACGTCCTCGGTCCTCACCTGGCGGCAGCGGCAGCCGAGCTGCCCCTCACCGACGACGACCTCACGCTCTTCGGCGAGCCGACCCGCGAGCTGCTCGATGTGCTGGTCGCTCGAGGCGTGCTGCGTCGGCGCCGCAGCGGCTGGTACTGGGCGCGCAGCGACCGCGCGGCGGCGCACGTCGACCTGCGCGGCACCGGCGGCCCGGTGTTCGAGGTCGTGGAGGAGCACAGCGGTCGGGTGCTGGGCACGGTCGACTCCGCGTCGGCCGATCGCACGGTGCACGAAGGCGCGGTGTACGTGCACCAGGGCGACAGCTACGTGGTGAGACGGCTCGACCTCGCCGGGCACGTGGCACTCGTCGAGCGCGAGGCGCCGCCGTGGACGACGCAGGCGCGCACGGTCACCGACGTCCGGATCCTGCAGACGTCGCGGCAGCAGCGGTGGGGGCCGGTGACCGTGGCCTTCGGGACCGTGCAGGTGACCGGTCAGGTGGTGTCGTTCCTGCGCCGTCGTCTGGTCACCGGCGAGGTGCTCGGCGAGGAGCCGCTCGACCTGCCCCCGCGCGACCTGCGCACCAAGGCCGTGTGGTGGACCGCTCCCGAGGCATTCTTCACCCGCGCCGGGGTGGCGCCGGCCGACCTGCCGGGCGCGCTCCACGCCGCCGAGCACACGGCGATCGGGCTGCTGCCGCTGCTCGCGACCTGCGACCGGTGGGACGTCGGCGGCGTCTCGACCGCCCTGCACCCCGACACCGGCCAACCCACGGTCGTCGTGCACGACGGTCATCCCGGCGGCGCGGGCTTCGCCGAGCGGGGGTACACGGCCCTGCAGGCGTGGCTGCGCGCGACGGCCGAGACGCTGGGCACCTGCGCGTGCCCGGCGGGCTGCCCCTCGTGCGTCCAGTCGCCCAAGTGCGGCAACGGCAACGAGCCGCTCGACAAGGCGGCGGCCCTGCGGGTGGTGCGCGCACTGCTCGGAGTCGCCCCGGACTCGCTTGCTCAACAGGACGACTCGGGCACCGCGCACTAG
- a CDS encoding Rv3654c family TadE-like protein, with protein sequence MADRRWPPRRRPATSRDRGVVTAELAVALPAVALSAAAVVAVGQAAVAQVSCVDAARAGARAAARGDSASRVQQVTREAAGGAGAVVDVATSSASVTVAVHRRVHLVLPHGPVVTVGARASAETEAGVGVAADRGSATVLATALVALAAALAVLLAGLTSAVVARHRAASAADLAALAAASTLSRSPDAACTAAERVAQRNGARISQCAVGETSVDVSVRVRPAGPAGRLGAAIGRARAGHGPRGTGGGSQGWR encoded by the coding sequence GTGGCTGATCGGCGGTGGCCCCCACGCCGACGTCCGGCGACCAGCCGCGACCGGGGTGTCGTCACCGCCGAGCTGGCAGTGGCGTTGCCCGCCGTCGCGCTCTCGGCAGCCGCCGTCGTCGCGGTGGGGCAGGCCGCCGTCGCCCAGGTCAGCTGCGTGGACGCCGCCCGGGCTGGTGCCCGGGCGGCGGCCCGCGGCGACAGCGCCTCGCGCGTGCAGCAGGTGACCCGGGAGGCCGCCGGCGGCGCCGGCGCCGTGGTGGACGTCGCGACGTCCTCGGCCAGTGTCACTGTGGCCGTGCACCGGCGCGTGCACCTGGTGCTACCGCACGGCCCGGTGGTCACGGTCGGCGCCCGGGCGTCGGCCGAGACCGAGGCAGGCGTGGGCGTCGCCGCCGATCGCGGCAGCGCCACCGTGCTCGCCACGGCGCTGGTCGCGCTCGCGGCCGCGCTGGCCGTGCTGCTCGCCGGACTCACCAGCGCCGTGGTGGCCCGTCACCGAGCGGCGAGCGCGGCCGACCTGGCGGCACTCGCCGCCGCGTCGACGCTCAGCCGGTCACCGGACGCCGCGTGCACCGCGGCCGAGCGCGTCGCGCAGCGCAACGGGGCCCGGATCAGCCAGTGCGCGGTGGGTGAGACGTCGGTCGACGTGAGCGTGCGGGTGCGACCGGCCGGCCCGGCCGGTCGGCTGGGTGCGGCGATCGGGCGGGCTCGTGCTGGTCACGGGCCGCGCGGTACGGGCGGCGGCAGTCAGGGCTGGCGGTGA
- a CDS encoding DUF4244 domain-containing protein, producing the protein MGSALHRLHRLHRLRRLHPLRRMHRLRRLADHGMTTAEYAIGTLAACGFAALLVTILRGSAVRALLLGVITKALALGG; encoded by the coding sequence ATGGGTTCTGCGCTCCATCGCCTGCATCGCCTGCATCGCCTGCGCCGGCTGCATCCCCTGCGCCGGATGCATCGCCTGCGCCGGCTCGCCGACCACGGCATGACCACCGCTGAGTACGCCATCGGCACGTTGGCGGCCTGTGGGTTCGCCGCGCTGCTCGTCACGATCCTGCGCGGCTCGGCCGTGCGGGCCCTGCTGCTCGGCGTGATCACGAAGGCGCTGGCTCTGGGTGGCTGA
- a CDS encoding type II secretion system F family protein — MMIAWSAAGLALAVLCWPVRRTPARIARPRPAARDGECRARPRGRWRAPTPADQVLQVLDMVAAQVRAGAAPVEAWQAALDVVDVPRTTATAEPVADLLRWAGGTGGASGDPAAQAAAAAWRLAERTGAPLADLLDSVCATVRAERADRAAVEAALAGPRATSRLLLALPVAGIGLGELIGAAPVHVLWATPAGRACALTGSALLLAGRFWMRRQVGSVEALARPRADVAAAAS, encoded by the coding sequence GTGATGATCGCGTGGTCAGCCGCCGGGCTGGCCCTCGCCGTCCTGTGCTGGCCGGTGAGGCGCACGCCGGCCAGGATCGCTCGGCCGCGGCCTGCGGCGCGCGACGGCGAGTGTCGCGCCCGCCCGCGCGGACGCTGGCGGGCGCCGACACCGGCCGACCAGGTGCTGCAGGTGCTCGACATGGTGGCGGCCCAGGTGCGCGCGGGCGCGGCGCCGGTGGAGGCTTGGCAGGCGGCGCTGGACGTCGTCGACGTGCCACGGACGACGGCGACGGCCGAGCCGGTGGCTGACCTGCTGCGCTGGGCTGGTGGTACCGGCGGTGCGAGCGGGGATCCCGCAGCCCAGGCCGCAGCAGCCGCCTGGCGGTTGGCCGAGCGCACCGGAGCGCCGCTGGCCGACCTGCTCGACAGCGTCTGCGCGACCGTTCGCGCCGAGCGCGCGGACCGTGCTGCCGTCGAGGCCGCGCTGGCCGGCCCACGAGCCACCAGCCGCCTGCTGCTGGCGCTACCCGTCGCCGGAATCGGGCTCGGTGAGCTCATCGGTGCCGCACCCGTGCACGTCCTGTGGGCGACGCCGGCCGGTCGGGCGTGCGCTCTCACCGGTTCGGCGCTGCTCCTGGCGGGGCGGTTCTGGATGCGTCGGCAGGTGGGCTCGGTCGAGGCGCTGGCCCGACCCCGGGCCGACGTCGCCGCGGCGGCGTCGTGA
- a CDS encoding TadA family conjugal transfer-associated ATPase: protein MRGLDPGLVERVRTELGSRPGAVTRGRVAQAVRDTGGVLGDQAVLAAATVVQAELVGAGPLEGLLADPCITDIMVNGAAGVWVDRGRGVEQVRVDVGPEPAVRALAVRLAAAAGRRLDDAAPFVDARLPGGVRLHVALPPLVEGGTHLCLRVPARRAMTVAELVECGTIPADWAQVITAVVEQRLAFLVCGGTGAGKTTVLAALLARVPANERIVVVEDCAEVRIDHPHVVRLESRAPNVEGRGRIDLTELVRQALRMRPDRLVVGEVRGAEVRELLAALNTGHEGGCGTVHANDATEVPARLEALGALAGLGRAAVHAQLAGAVQVVLHLTRRGARRQLTQVGVVRRADAAADGRVEVVPALVRAVEGSAPGGARAEGWPVLQRMLQERA, encoded by the coding sequence GTGAGGGGCCTCGACCCGGGCCTGGTCGAACGGGTCCGCACCGAGCTCGGCAGTCGCCCCGGCGCGGTGACGCGCGGCCGGGTGGCGCAGGCCGTGCGAGACACCGGCGGGGTGCTCGGCGACCAGGCCGTGCTCGCCGCGGCCACGGTCGTGCAGGCCGAGCTGGTCGGAGCCGGTCCGCTCGAGGGGCTGCTCGCCGACCCCTGCATCACGGACATCATGGTCAACGGCGCGGCCGGGGTGTGGGTCGACCGCGGGCGTGGTGTCGAGCAGGTGCGCGTCGACGTCGGGCCCGAACCCGCCGTCCGGGCGCTCGCGGTGCGGCTCGCCGCCGCGGCCGGACGCCGGCTCGACGACGCCGCGCCCTTCGTGGACGCCCGGCTGCCGGGCGGTGTGCGCCTGCACGTGGCGCTCCCGCCGCTCGTCGAGGGCGGCACGCACCTGTGCCTGCGCGTCCCCGCCCGTCGGGCGATGACCGTGGCCGAGCTGGTCGAGTGCGGCACGATCCCGGCCGACTGGGCGCAGGTCATCACGGCGGTGGTCGAGCAGCGGCTGGCGTTCCTGGTCTGCGGTGGCACGGGCGCAGGCAAGACGACCGTGCTCGCAGCGCTGCTCGCGCGGGTGCCTGCGAACGAGCGGATCGTCGTCGTCGAGGACTGCGCGGAGGTGCGCATCGACCACCCGCACGTCGTCCGCCTCGAGTCACGGGCACCGAACGTCGAGGGGCGTGGTCGGATCGACCTCACCGAGCTGGTGCGGCAGGCGCTGCGCATGCGGCCCGACCGGCTCGTCGTCGGTGAGGTGCGCGGGGCGGAGGTGCGCGAGCTCCTGGCCGCCCTCAACACCGGCCACGAGGGTGGCTGCGGCACCGTGCACGCCAACGACGCGACGGAGGTGCCCGCCCGCCTCGAGGCGCTGGGCGCGCTGGCGGGACTCGGTCGGGCCGCCGTTCACGCCCAGCTGGCTGGGGCCGTGCAGGTGGTACTGCACCTCACCCGGCGCGGCGCCCGCCGGCAGCTGACGCAGGTAGGTGTCGTGCGCCGTGCCGACGCCGCGGCCGACGGTCGCGTCGAGGTGGTGCCGGCGCTCGTGCGCGCTGTCGAAGGCTCCGCGCCCGGCGGCGCGCGAGCCGAGGGCTGGCCGGTGCTGCAGCGCATGCTGCAGGAGCGGGCGTGA